Proteins encoded together in one Penicillium digitatum chromosome 1, complete sequence window:
- a CDS encoding Cytochrome P450 monooxygenase, putative produces the protein MASQSRPTRYLAHALQELGLTTMWRSSLDVKLLCAQRFVRLFAYGGSTLILASYLSALGISDDRIGLFMTLTLIGDVVISFFLTLFADSMGRKAVLSLGSILMAGSGVLFALFGNFWILLTAAVFGVISPSGNEIGPFRAVEESTLAHLTPHELLSDVFAWYSLIGTAGSATGMLVCGWIINSLESNHGWDFIPACRIIFFVYAGVGVVKLIFALGLSGKVEVQKEEPQEQGSETRPLLAEPVDQGVEPSAKKKGLFPSIEKDLWSLVIRLFILFGVDSFASGLASLSWMTYFFKGKFNLPEGELGTIFFTTNIISAVSMLVASSLAKRIGNVKTMVFTHLPSAICLALISVPSSLPLALTFLVLRACSQNMDVAPRSAFLAVALPADKRTAIMGAVNVVKTTAQSMGPLLTGILSRNGHFGVSFIVAGCLKVTYDLGMLFSFAGKEAARRKQVAQEAEEETS, from the exons ATGGCGAGTCAATCGCGACCGACGCGCTACTTGGCTCATGCCCTCCAAGAGCTGGGCCTAACCACCATGTGGAGGTCGTCGCTCGACGTAAAGCTTCTCTGCGCGCAGCGTTTTGTGCGCCTCTTCGCGTATGGCGGCTCAACCTTGATTCTGGCATCGTATCTGTCGGCCTTGGGGATTTCAGATGACCGCATTGGCTTATTTATGACTCTCACACTGATTGGAGATGTGGTGATCAGCTTCTTCCTCACTCTATTTGCTGATTCTATGGGTCGCAAGGCGGTATTGTCGCTCGGGTCAATCCTGATGGCTGGCAGCGGAGTTCTTTTCGCGCTGTTCGGAAATTTTTGGATTTTACTGACGGCTGCAGTCTTTGGTGTCATAAGTCCCAg TGGAAATGAGATTGGTCCGTTCCGCGCCGTGGAGGAATCCACTTTAGCTCATCTCACACCACATGAGCTTCTGAGCGATGTTTTTGCCTGGTATTCCTTGATTGGGACTGCTGGATCGGCCACAGGCATGCTTGTCTGTGGTTGGATCATAAATTCTCTTGAGTCAAACCATGGATGGGATTTCATTCCTGCTTGTCGCATCATATTCTTCGTATATGCCGGCGTTGGTGTTGTTAAGCTGATCTTCGCCCTGGGTCTGAGCGGCAAAGTCGAGGTCCAGAAAGAAGAGCCACAGGAACAGGGCTCTGAAACCCGTCCGTTGCTGGCAGAACCAGTCGACCAGGGCGTGGAGCCATCCGCAAAGAAGAAGGGGCTATTTCCGTCGATCGAGAAGGACCTGTGGTCGCTGGTTATTCGTCTCTTCATCTTATTCGGAGTGGACTCGTTTGCATCTGGATTGGCTTCATT GTCTTGGATGACCTACTTCTTCAAGGGCAAGTTCAATCTGCCTGAAGGTGAACTCGGTACTATCTTCTTCACCACAAACATCATCTCCGCGGTATCCATGTTGGTCGCTTCGTCCCTTGCCAAACGAATTGGCAATGTCAAG ACTATGGTCTTCACTCATTTGCCGTCGGCAATCTGTCTGGCCCTCATCTCCGTCCCATCTAGCCTGCCTCTGGCATTGACCTTCTTGGTTCTGAGAGCCTGCTCCCAGAACATGGATGTGGCGCCTCGCTCCGCATTCCTTGCTGTGGCTCTACCGGCAGACAAGCGCACTGCTATTATGGGCGCGGTAAATGTTGTGAAGACTACCGCCCAAAGTATGGGTCCCCTGTTGACAGGTATTTTGTCGCGCAACGGTCATTTCGGTGTTTCTTTCATTGTTGCAGGATGCTTAAAGGTGACCTATGATCTTGGCATGTTGTTCAGTTTTGCCGGTAAAGAGGCTGCTCGTCGGAAGCAGGTAGCTCAAGAGGCCGAAGAAGAGACAAGTTAG
- a CDS encoding FAD linked oxidase, N-terminal — translation MHSLTRSLISLSLLSSTSHAQSFARVWTHFYPNCPGEAFSKLDTYENYQESTPSQDITVDSCKNFAVPSYEHNLVSAISVDAELLFHNHDLPFSEGGSGCNITVHEVPGCIDPPLINKEIRNGVEISQCEPRQLVAYSQVWVNLVCDSDSPLHSQDIPTKQNKEANTKQITPTVQPDVPVRVEKQTFVENINNIQTPGSNSDSWGSTQVPQNQREPVQEGQVNNAGHGESDRIVHQMMELLNNETSYIVSGKHHDNDTRLDVALHNNGTARGNHTVLSRRHMSNLRNRDVRFV, via the coding sequence ATGCATTCGCTCACCAGGTCACTCATCTCCTTATCCCTGCTATCAAGCACATCCCATGCCCAAAGTTTCGCTCGTGTCTGGACACACTTCTACCCAAACTGCCCCGGAGAAGCATTCAGCAAACTCGACACATATGAAAACTACCAAGAATCCACCCCATCCCAAGACATCACCGTCGACAGTTGCAAAAACTTCGCCGTCCCCTCCTACGAGCACAACCTCGTCAGCGCCATCTCCGTCGATGCAGAGCTTCTCTTCCACAACCACGACCTCCCCTTCTCAGAAGGCGGTAGTGGCTGCAACATTACCGTACACGAGGTCCCGGGTTGCATCGACCCACCCCTCATCAACAAAGAGATACGAAATGGCGTGGAAATCAGCCAGTGCGAGCCACGCCAGTTAGTCGCTTATAGCCAGGTCTGGGTGAATCTTGTTTGTGACAGCGATAGCCCTCTCCACAGCCAGGACATCCCAACAAAGCAGAACAAGGAAGCAAATACCAAGCAGATCACGCCTACTGTCCAGCCCGATGTGCCTGTACGTGTGGAGAAACAGACTTTCGTGGAGAATATCAATAATATCCAGACTCCTGGGTCGAACTCGGATTCTTGGGGTTCGACCCAGGTTCCGCAGAACCAGCGTGAGCCCGTGCAGGAGGGTCAGGTCAATAATGCTGGTCATGGGGAGAGCGACCGGATCGTTCATCAGATGATGGAGTTGTTGAATAATGAGACTTCGTATATCGTCTCTGGCAAACATCACGACAACGATACCCGCTTGGATGTAGCGCTGCATAATAATGGCACTGCCCGGGGAAATCACACAGTGCTATCACGTCGGCACATGTCTAATTTGCGAAACAGGGATGTTCGTTTTGTTTAG
- a CDS encoding Integral membrane protein translates to MRRRSHFQTGRKPLGHHGFKLDETHVTGPVPFLNPTSALYEPTQQRENTHAFPRIERLWRSRDNRKGRHAVRVDTEALPLEMGLKAPRLTRSIPAVVQIFLQMVTYVPYWDVSYLVAMSFTVGSAVFIVNGFFVWLPLVNKRTEFHGEITVAGGWTAFVGATIFEVGGVLLLLEAFNTNHTGCFGWALESVLEKTIEDGISHRAVNELRPVASKCEHHHANRKSFLRENHYHASDNAHSQRDKTGFVTSSTDGRLFRWIPSMSELRTHFFHEIGFLSSFILFVSATIFWVGAIVGIPCIFNHMSKGLIYGLYWGTTTLGGVGFTLSSLLSMLETQSKWYLPAWHVLGWHIGLWNLIGSVGFTLCAALGPASSHSGVNYESSLATFWGSIAFTIGSMIQWYESLQKHPVEKK, encoded by the coding sequence ATGCGGCGGCGTTCACACTTCCAGACCGGTCGTAAGCCTCTAGGTCATCATGGCTTCAAACTTGACGAGACGCATGTCACTGGCCCAGTCCCCTTCCTAAATCCCACTTCTGCACTCTACGAACCAACCCAACAGCGAGAAAACACTCATGCATTCCCACGAATCGAGCGTCTATGGCGATCACGCGACAACAGGAAGGGCCGACATGCGGTTCGCGTCGATACAGAGGCCTTACCCCTTGAAATGGGATTGAAAGCACCGCGACTGACGCGATCCATTCCAGCAGTGGTCCAGATCTTTCTCCAGATGGTGACCTACGTCCCTTATTGGGACGTGTCATATCTAGTCGCCATGAGCTTCACTGTCGGATCCGCGGTCTTCATTGTCAATGGGTTCTTCGTGTGGTTACCACTTGTGAACAAGAGGACCGAGTTTCATGGTGAAATTACCGTTGCGGGCGGTTGGACGGCTTTCGTCGGCGCAACTATATTTGAAGTCGGGGGTGTCTTGCTGCttcttgaagctttcaaCACCAATCATACTGGATGTTTTGGCTGGGCACTTGAGAGCGTTCTCGAGAAGACTATCGAGGATGGGATTTCTCATCGTGCGGTGAATGAGCTCAGGCCGGTGGCCTCGAAATGTGAGCATCATCATGCGAACCGGAAGTCGTTTCTCCGGGAAAATCACTATCATGCCAGTGACAACGCCCACTCTCAGCGGGATAAAACTGGTTTTGTCACTTCATCGACAGATGGTAGGTTATTCCGATGGATTCCGTCGATGTCGGAATTGCGCACGCATTTCTTTCATGAAATTGGCTTTTTATCTTCTTTTATCTTGTTTGTAAGTGCAACGATCTTCTGGGTTGGTGCAATTGTTGGCATTCCTTGTATCTTTAACCACATGAGTAAGGGGCTCATTTATGGCCTCTACTGGGGTACCACGACTCTTGGTGGGGTGGGATTCACTCTGAGTTCACTTTTGTCCATGCTTGAGACACAGTCAAAGTGGTACCTTCCTGCTTGGCATGTTCTGGGCTGGCACATTGGACTCTGGAATTTAATTGGCAGTGTTGGATTTACTCTTTGTGCTGCACTAGGGCCAGCGAGTAGTCACTCTGGCGTGAATTATGAATCATCACTCGCTACATTTTGGGGCTCGATAGCCTTCACGATAGGATCTATGATCCAGTGGTATGAGAGTTTGCAGAAACATCCTGTTGAGAAGAAGTGA
- a CDS encoding Dienelactone hydrolase, with amino-acid sequence MANISISAPGLNSAETEDFDMETIRNWQEEGFDVLYLPYNGGGKDYARRLQSVKDGLGVGENYAVIAYGDAADYCLDYYINSVNASRLCALVAYYPSLIPDTRSRFPLSLHVLVHLAGETVDVLVQPVALGLQGKKRRQTRPINTGIGTGERLDLAYPAFTYGNAMPGFAETDLEEYDRLSAELAWSRTLKVLRKGYSRDPDYEQRYEQHVEGKFFFAERQENYGWLRPTQNPWYKLPPSMRLRLLSRTTGTDRIVDELYVSYEHTQEVPWMLPGVPPTNKRVEVILVSIVSVRAGRLYSEHVYWDQASVLVQIGLLDPKLLPDGVHGVDRLPVVGREAARRILHEDTELEQEDYHNKMIRRARARARRSINQSSRMPQAGDESGADLKREAEQLLPDRSRNKGKAVQKTKPASLQREAEDADEHDDNDGADTETEFSVKTRSEPGNRAAHVEDGVDDSAGNGSRQT; translated from the exons ATGGCCAACATATCAATTAGTGCCCCTGGCCTGAACAGTG CTGAGACCGAAGACTTCGACATGGAGACCATAAGAAATTGGCAGGAGGAAGGATTCGACGTCCTATACCTCCCTTATAACGGCGGAGGAAAAGACTACGCTCGCCGGTTACAGTCTGTTAAGGATGGGCTTGGTGTAGGCGAAAACTACGCCGTGATTG CTTATGGCGACGCTGCAGACTACTGTCTCGATTATTATATCAATTCCGTCAATGCCAGTCGACTCTGTGCACTGGTTGCCTATTACCCCAGCTTGATCCCTGATACGCGATCGCGTTTCCCTCTCTCGCTCCATGTCCTCGTGCACTTGGCAGGCGAGACTGTCGATGTACTTGTTCAGCCCGTCGCACTAGGCTTGCAGGGGAAAAAGCGCCGCCAGACGCGGCCAATCAACACAGGTATCGGGACTGGGGAGCGTTTGGACCTGGCGTACCCGGCGTTTACCTATGGTAATGCCATGCCCGGGTTTGCGGAGACGGACCTAGAGGAATACGATCGTCTATCGGCGGAGCTAGCTTGGTCGCGGACTTTGAAGGTTCTGCGGAAGGGGTATTCCAGAGATCCGGATTACGAGCAGCGATACGAGCAGCACGTGGAGG gcaaattttttttcgccGAACGTCAGGAAAACTATGGATGGCTACGTCCAACACAAAACCCCTGGT ACAAACTGCCCCCGTCCATGCGCCTCCGACTGCTATCGCGTACCACAGGAACCGATCGCATTGTAGATGAGCTATATGTGAGCTATGAGCACACACAGGAGGTTCCATGGATGCTACCGGGTGTCCCACCGACAAACAAGCGAGTTGAGGTCATCCTCGTGAGCATTGTCAGTGTACGCGCCGGGCGTCTTTACTCCGAGCACGTATACTGGGACCAGGCTAGCGTTCTCGTTCAAATTGGTCTTCTGGATCCCAAGCTGCTGCCAGACGGAGTCCATGGCGTCGACCGACTGCCCGTTGTTGGACGTGAAGCAGCTCGTCGCATCCTCCATGAGGATACAGAGCTTGAACAGGAAGACTACCATAACAAGATGATACGTCGTGCGCGTGCTCGCGCTAGAAGGAGCATAAATCAGAGCTCCCGCATGCCGCAGGCCGGCGATGAGTCTGGTGCTGACTTGAAGCGTGAGGCGGAACAGTTGTTGCCTGACAGGAGTCGGAATAAAGGCAAGGCGGTTCAGAAAACCAAGCCTGCAAGTCTGCAACGAGAAGCCGAGGACGCCGATGAGCATGATGATAATGACGGCGCTGATACAGAAACAGAGTTTAGTGTCAAAACTAGGTCTGAACCTGGCAATCGGGCTGCCCATGTCGAGGATGGGGTAGATGACAGTGCTGGGAACGGGTCTAGACAGACCTGA
- a CDS encoding Major facilitator superfamily domain, general substrate transporter → MYIALTTADVSALPVGTILDRCGSRICWFIACLLLAIGGVIMSFAFHEPGFDGYIPGDSFLAPAGTFLLVPSFQIANAFPRYAGSIVALVTGEFDASAAVLLFQWPLYEASADRQQTSSG, encoded by the coding sequence ATGTACATTGCTTTGACAACAGCTGATGTCTCCGCACTTCCGGTTGGCACGATCTTAGATCGATGTGGATCACGTATCTGCTGGTTCATTGCCTGCCTGCTGCTTGCTATCGGCGGTGTCATTATGTCCTTTGCATTCCATGAGCCCGGCTTCGACGGCTATATCCCGGGGGATTCCTTCCTCGCCCCGGCTGGCACCTTCTTACTTGTTCCTTCGTTCCAGATCGCGAATGCGTTTCCTAGATATGCGGGGTCGATTGTCGCGCTGGTGACTGGTGAATTCGATGCTTCTGCTGCTGTGTTACTCTTCCAATGGCCGTTATATGAGGCGTCCGCGGATCGCCAGCAGACGAGCTCGGGTTAG